One Electrophorus electricus isolate fEleEle1 chromosome 10, fEleEle1.pri, whole genome shotgun sequence genomic region harbors:
- the decr1 gene encoding 2,4-dienoyl-CoA reductase, mitochondrial: MLLRSLTCRRKALQIYFLHARLFGHGTNALCCSSTHQARFFPPSDKVMLLPGTFKNKVAFITGGGTGLGKSMTATLSALGAECVIASRKLDVLKQTAEEISHQTCNKVYAVQCDVRNPASVKAAVDYVVDHVGLPDVVINNAAGNFISPSENLSTNAWKTITDIVLNGTANVTLDIGKRLINADKGAAFLAITTIYAESGSGFVAPSASAKAGVEALCKSLAAEWGRYGMRFNVIQPGPIKTKGAFSRMDPTGMFEKSMIERIPVGRLGTPGEIANLAAYLCSDYASWVSGAIIRMDGGEYVSMAGEFNGLKMVTKEEWATMEAMIRSTKGS; the protein is encoded by the exons ATGTTGCTTCGGAGTTTGACGTGTAGACGAAAGGCGCTTCAGATATATTTTCTTCATGCACGG ctATTTGGACATGGGACCAACGCTTTATGTTGCAGCAGTACGCATCAGGCAAGATTCTTTCCTCCCTCTGACAAAGTTATGCTTCTGCCCggcacttttaaaaacaaagtggcGTTCATCACAGGTGGCGGTACAGGTCTGGGAAAAAGCATGACCGCCACTCTGTCTGCCCTGGGTGCAGAGTGTGTTATAGCCAGCAG AAAACTGGATGTTTTGAAGCAAACTGCAGAAGAAATTTCACATCAGACTTGCAATAAG GTTTACGCCGTGCAGTGTGACGTAAGAAATCCAGCTTCTGTCAAGGCCGCAGTGGACTATGTGGTCGATCATGTTGGGCTCCCTGAT GTGGTGATAAACAATGCTGCAGGGAATTTCATTTCCCCCTCAGAGAATCTCTCAACCAATGCCTGGAAAACTATCACGGACATAGTTCTGAATGGTACAGCAAATGTAACCCTAGACATTGGAAAACGTCTCATCAATGCTGATAAAg GAGCTGCATTTCTGGCCATCACCACAATCTATGCTGAGAGTGGCTCTGGGTTTGTGGCACCCAGTGCATCAGCTAAGGCTGGAGTGGAGGCCCTGTGCAA GTCTCTAGCCGCAGAGTGGGGAAGATACGGAATGAGATTCAACGTTATTCAGCCAGGGCCAATCAAAAccaag GGTGCCTTCAGTCGCATGGATCCAACAGGCATGTTCGAAAAGTCGATGATCGAGAGGATACCAGTAGGTCGGCTAGGCACCCCAGGAGAGATTGCCAACCTGGCTGCTTACCTCTGTAGTGACTATGCCAGCTGGGTATCGGGTGCG ATCATCAGAATGGATGGTGGTGAATATGTGTCTATGGCTGGCGAATTCAATGGACTGAAAATG GTCACAAAAGAGGAGTGGGCTACGATGGAGGCCATGATCAGAAGCACTAAAGGATCGTAA
- the calb1 gene encoding calbindin, translating to MANAYLQGAEISASQFLEIFHHYDKDGNGYIEGKELQNFIKELQHARKQAGLELTDQMRAFVEEYEKNDDVKMDITELAKILPTEENFFLFFRQQVKSCAEFMEAWRKYDADHSGYIESDELKNFLSDLLQRAKKTYDEQKLQDYTATMFKIFDSNNDGKLCLAEMARLLPEQENFLLKFQGVKMDTKEFNKIFDLYDKDRSGYVDENELEALLKDLCKIKKVLEISNLSTYKNAIMALSDGGKLYRAELALVLCAEEL from the exons ATGGCAAACGCGTACCTTCAAGGAGCTGAGATTTCTGCTTCTCAGTTCCTGGAAATCTTTCATCATTATGATAAGGATG GTAATGGATATATCGAGGGAAAGGAGTTGCAGAACTTTATTAAGGAACTTCAGCACGCTCGGAAACAAGCAGGACTG gAACTAACAGATCAAATGAGGGCTTTTGTGGAAGAATATGAGAAAAATGATGACGTAAAGATGGATATTACTGAG TTGGCAAAAATATTACCCACAGAGGAAaatttcttcctgtttttccGTCAGCAAGTGAAGTCCTGTGCAGAATTTATGGAG GCCTGGCGAAAATATGATGCTGATCACAGTGGCTACATTGAATCTGATGAGCTTAAG AATTTTTTGAGTGACCTTCTtcaaagagcaaagaaaaccTATGATGAGCAGAAGTTACAAGATTACACAGCAACCATG TTCAAAATATTTGATTCAAATAACGATGGAAAATTGTGCCTGGCAGAAATGGCAAG GCTACTTCCAGAGCAAGAGAACTTCCTGCTTAAATTTCAG GGGGTAAAAATGGACACAAAAGAGTTCAACAAGATTTTTGACCTATACGATAAG GACAGGAGCGGCTACGTTGACGAGAATGAGCTTGAAGCCTTGCTCAAAGACCTGTGCAAGATTAAAAAG GTTCTAGAAATCAGCAATCTCTCCACATACAAGAATGCAATCATGGCTCTGTCTGATGGTGGGAAACTTTACAGAGCAGAGTTGGCGCTGGTGTTGTGTGCTGAAGAATTGTGA